A genomic stretch from Thermodesulfovibrionales bacterium includes:
- a CDS encoding response regulator, with translation MNKNILIIDDDNLTCWGLEKIFSSRGLSVTTACSRKDAIGEFDSIPFGYVFLDVHLPDADGLELIKEIKRISPETKIIVMTGDDSEANKLRAFEEGAFSFVRKPFEIPEIILLVNYPPGNETVST, from the coding sequence ATGAACAAGAACATCCTCATAATCGACGACGACAACCTCACCTGCTGGGGACTCGAGAAAATCTTCTCCTCAAGAGGTCTGTCCGTCACTACGGCATGCAGCAGAAAAGACGCCATTGGTGAATTCGATAGCATTCCGTTCGGTTATGTATTCCTCGACGTTCATCTCCCCGATGCCGACGGCCTCGAACTCATCAAGGAGATAAAGAGAATATCGCCCGAAACAAAGATAATCGTCATGACAGGAGACGACTCGGAAGCCAATAAACTCAGGGCCTTCGAAGAGGGTGCGTTTTCTTTCGTGAGAAAGCCTTTTGAGATCCCTGAAATCATCCTGCTTGTCAACTACCCGCCCGGCAACGAGACAGTAAGCACCTAA